Proteins encoded in a region of the Wenzhouxiangella sp. XN201 genome:
- a CDS encoding ATP-binding protein, producing MARHAIAPERLRWQPEIEKLPADSTRDLPVLEGTLGQESAADALRYGITHPGHNQHVFVRGPRGSGRERLVESQFGSLKPKARQFRDFCFVHNFSNPDRPHLITLPRGEGRSFQRQMHRMALFIRERLPEILANDPIRSRREARRETAERDIRALLRPLESKLDAEGLALVRSQAGPNARLQVSIKLMGKPVSQEEFRNMVARKQATEADRKKIEARIATFEDELQKIARQIRKKWQQAQQHIEQIDVAETARILGDMTSEISERFKAPGIDAYLREIIDDVLEKRIGHETSQLADPTVLYGVNVLNMGGDDEDLPLITTNTVTPANLFGTVDPTWRSGDRAVASYRGIRSGALIQADGGFLVLDAEDLVNEPEAFRQLLRILRAGEVAITSPITDASHSSQSLRPESVPVDVGVILIGDQAAYRRLEAITPEFTRRFRLLADLELTIPRDAESMEQTCRFMASMVQEQSLPPLTRPGLAAMLEVSHRLADRTQRLTTRVGQLTDVVREAGFIAGRDNSREISRDHVDSAFEHIRRRAGVQWLNRLHDDIDSERIRLRGRSAGQVNLVVSQRQSDLYFGVPTRLSMALVKSQSAKLSLEYGARSDQPRQFLLPLLGEMLQLSGVPSIQATLSIAADIDAEDLDATLLGQACGLVATLAGLSMRQDIAVIGALDARGQVIGVDHVNERVEGFFEACKHVGLTGKQGVIIPAANQNRLALDKSVVKACTNDQFHVYGVAGIGEALELLTGKPAGTWKENAFSADSVLERAREALQP from the coding sequence ATGGCTCGACATGCAATCGCCCCCGAACGACTGCGCTGGCAGCCCGAAATAGAAAAGCTGCCCGCCGATTCAACTCGCGATCTGCCGGTCCTCGAAGGCACGCTGGGCCAGGAATCGGCCGCTGACGCGCTGCGCTACGGCATCACGCATCCAGGCCACAATCAGCACGTGTTCGTACGCGGACCGCGTGGGAGCGGCCGCGAACGCCTGGTCGAGAGCCAGTTCGGATCACTCAAGCCGAAAGCCCGTCAGTTTCGCGACTTCTGTTTCGTTCACAACTTCTCCAACCCCGACCGCCCGCATCTGATCACACTGCCGCGCGGCGAAGGCCGCTCGTTCCAGCGACAGATGCATCGCATGGCCTTGTTCATACGCGAGCGCCTGCCCGAGATTCTCGCCAATGACCCGATCCGGTCGCGTCGGGAAGCCCGACGCGAGACGGCCGAGCGCGACATCCGCGCCCTGCTGCGCCCGCTCGAAAGCAAGCTCGACGCCGAAGGCCTGGCCCTGGTGCGAAGCCAGGCGGGGCCCAATGCGCGGCTACAGGTGTCGATCAAACTCATGGGAAAACCGGTCTCCCAGGAAGAATTCCGCAATATGGTCGCGCGCAAGCAGGCCACCGAAGCCGACCGCAAGAAGATCGAGGCCCGGATCGCCACATTCGAAGATGAGCTGCAGAAAATTGCCCGCCAGATCCGCAAGAAATGGCAGCAGGCCCAGCAGCATATCGAACAGATTGATGTTGCCGAAACCGCGCGCATCCTGGGCGACATGACCAGCGAAATATCCGAACGATTCAAGGCGCCGGGCATCGATGCTTACCTGCGCGAAATCATCGACGACGTGCTGGAAAAGCGCATCGGGCACGAAACCAGCCAGCTCGCCGACCCGACCGTCCTCTATGGCGTCAACGTTCTCAATATGGGGGGCGACGACGAAGACCTGCCCCTGATCACGACCAATACGGTCACGCCGGCGAATCTCTTCGGAACCGTCGATCCGACCTGGCGCAGCGGCGACCGTGCCGTCGCTTCGTATCGGGGAATCCGCTCGGGCGCACTCATCCAGGCCGACGGCGGCTTCCTCGTTCTTGATGCCGAAGATCTGGTCAACGAGCCGGAAGCCTTTCGCCAGCTGCTGCGTATCCTCAGGGCTGGCGAGGTCGCGATCACTTCTCCGATCACCGACGCGAGCCATTCCTCACAGTCGCTCCGCCCCGAATCCGTGCCGGTCGATGTCGGCGTCATCCTGATCGGCGACCAGGCTGCCTATCGCCGCCTCGAAGCGATCACACCCGAGTTCACGCGCCGATTCCGACTGCTGGCTGACCTCGAGCTGACCATCCCCCGCGATGCCGAGAGCATGGAGCAGACCTGTCGATTCATGGCCAGCATGGTCCAGGAGCAATCGCTTCCTCCGCTGACCCGACCGGGACTCGCGGCCATGCTGGAGGTCAGCCACCGCCTGGCCGACCGAACGCAGCGGCTCACCACCCGGGTTGGCCAGTTGACGGATGTAGTCCGCGAAGCTGGCTTCATCGCCGGTCGTGACAACAGCCGGGAAATCAGCCGCGATCACGTGGATTCAGCGTTCGAGCACATCCGCCGCCGTGCCGGTGTTCAGTGGCTGAACCGGTTGCACGACGATATCGACTCCGAGCGCATCCGGCTGCGGGGCCGTTCGGCCGGGCAAGTCAATCTGGTGGTGAGCCAGCGCCAGTCCGACCTGTACTTCGGTGTGCCGACACGCCTGAGCATGGCCCTGGTGAAATCCCAATCCGCAAAGCTATCACTGGAATACGGCGCTCGTTCCGACCAGCCACGCCAGTTCCTGCTGCCGCTGCTGGGAGAGATGCTGCAGCTTTCCGGCGTACCATCGATCCAGGCCACCCTTTCGATCGCTGCCGACATCGATGCCGAGGACCTCGATGCCACACTCCTGGGCCAGGCCTGCGGGCTGGTCGCGACGCTTGCCGGGCTGTCGATGCGCCAGGATATCGCCGTCATCGGCGCACTTGACGCGCGCGGCCAGGTGATTGGCGTCGATCACGTCAATGAGCGCGTCGAGGGCTTCTTCGAGGCCTGCAAGCATGTCGGCCTCACCGGCAAGCAGGGCGTGATCATCCCGGCTGCCAACCAGAACCGGCTGGCGCTCGACAAATCGGTCGTCAAGGCCTGCACCAACGACCAGTTCCATGTCTATGGCGTGGCCGGCATCGGCGAAGCGCTGGAACTGCTGACCGGCAAGCCGGCAGGCACCTGGAAGGAAAACGCCTTTAGTGCCGACTCCGTCCTGGAACGAGCGCGAGAAGCGCTTCAGCCCTGA
- a CDS encoding DMT family transporter: MGEFFSVACAACWALAVVLFRRSGETLPAFELNLFKNLLATGLMVPTILLVDGLAWPGYSPLEWLIVMLSGVVGIAVADTWYLRALNLMGASRTGVVASLYSPFVILLSILFLGEMLIWWQYFGFLLVLAGILLVTWRQNRRDVSLRAIRLGVAFGAGAVLLMACGIVMVKPVLETQSFMWTMGVRLAAGATGMLLFMHVTRGWERVARHYRSPQPWGMIVVGSLLGSYLSMMLWLAGYKLTQASVASVLNETAAAFIVLFAWLFLKEDMNWRRVAGIAMTFSGVGVMVAF; encoded by the coding sequence GTGGGTGAGTTCTTTTCGGTCGCCTGTGCCGCGTGCTGGGCGCTGGCGGTGGTGCTGTTCCGCCGTTCGGGCGAGACCCTGCCGGCCTTCGAGCTCAATCTCTTCAAGAACCTGCTTGCGACCGGGCTGATGGTGCCGACCATCTTGCTGGTCGATGGCCTCGCCTGGCCCGGATACTCGCCGCTGGAATGGTTGATCGTCATGCTTTCGGGTGTGGTCGGCATTGCCGTGGCCGATACCTGGTACCTGCGTGCGCTCAACCTGATGGGCGCTTCGCGCACTGGCGTGGTGGCGAGCCTTTACTCCCCCTTCGTCATCCTGCTCTCGATCCTGTTTCTGGGCGAGATGCTGATCTGGTGGCAATACTTCGGTTTCCTGCTGGTGCTTGCCGGCATCCTGCTGGTGACCTGGCGCCAGAACCGCCGTGACGTGTCCCTGCGCGCGATCCGTCTGGGCGTTGCCTTCGGCGCCGGGGCCGTGTTGCTGATGGCCTGCGGTATCGTCATGGTCAAGCCGGTGCTGGAAACGCAGTCGTTCATGTGGACCATGGGTGTGCGCCTGGCCGCCGGCGCAACCGGCATGCTGTTGTTCATGCACGTCACCCGTGGCTGGGAGCGCGTTGCGCGTCACTACCGTTCGCCCCAGCCCTGGGGCATGATCGTCGTCGGCAGTCTGCTGGGCAGTTACCTGTCGATGATGCTGTGGCTGGCCGGCTACAAGCTGACTCAGGCTTCCGTGGCCTCGGTGCTCAACGAGACCGCGGCCGCCTTCATCGTGCTGTTCGCCTGGTTGTTCCTGAAGGAGGACATGAACTGGCGCCGGGTGGCCGGGATCGCGATGACCTTCTCGGGCGTGGGGGTGATGGTGGCGTTTTGA
- a CDS encoding Ig-like domain-containing protein produces MLRKLILSVLLATGLITVSAAQVEPDEESRSGAGTTTFHFIGDRYRIGIGLDSEFDVIGEFQAALYESQRSSFIGDGWLGTEGAGGIKLNYHWLVNESSEEGPDGPVYTDGNVAKLFIAADQNQFEDRKLTFGAGWEGRNWAFSGYGMAALSDERMVDRTISIEDRLVSGEINGRDFTRVDAIETVTEWFEEPYERGLGLRAERFFEDPLIRLRGGLDYEEGDFSSSQLTASLSLDKRFHNSPHGLSFRTSYAHKDGDFVIDDNDLRGSVVYSFSFGGASSSFRPARQYRDVEVEVPGEPRTEERVTVNEVTLTDRTTFDFDKSVLKPAAENTLDEILAVIDDAGLVGDIQIVGHTCDIGTEEYNQGLSERRARSVVDYLTARGVESGQIDWRGEGETEPRFPNDSEENRSRNRRVEISFVTERTSTQTVTVGPDEPATELRQVEVPVEAPWIRRALRNPVRHKRIVDYYRYQESTTSVTEGEIEFANEAPQATDDQFSVEVDSIDNALDVLANDSDADGDTLTIVSVGEPGNGQVTVSGGQLLYTPDEGFIGSDSFSYTIDDGFGGQASANVSVTVESPNQPPVVGDLSVSTQRNQPIDIDVLAEASDPDGDALSIAGFAQPSNGTVTESGGVLRYQPEAEFFGSDSFSFTVSDGRGGEASGTVSIEVVFANRAPVANPDEATTTVGEAVTVDVLANDFDPDGDPLEIIEVVQWYGVPADYTINEDGTITFRITDSCNGRNRFRYTISDPHGATATANVSVDRVAEGESSEGAGTECVGW; encoded by the coding sequence ATGCTGCGCAAACTGATACTTTCGGTCCTATTGGCGACCGGCCTGATCACGGTTTCGGCTGCCCAGGTCGAGCCGGACGAGGAATCCCGCTCCGGAGCGGGTACGACCACGTTTCATTTCATTGGTGACCGCTATCGCATCGGCATCGGGCTCGACAGCGAGTTCGACGTCATTGGCGAGTTCCAGGCGGCCCTGTACGAGTCGCAGCGTTCCAGCTTCATTGGCGACGGCTGGCTCGGCACTGAGGGTGCCGGCGGGATCAAGCTCAACTATCACTGGCTGGTCAACGAATCCTCCGAGGAAGGCCCGGACGGCCCGGTCTATACCGACGGCAATGTCGCCAAGCTGTTCATCGCCGCCGACCAGAACCAGTTCGAGGACCGCAAGCTGACCTTTGGCGCCGGCTGGGAAGGCCGCAACTGGGCCTTCTCCGGCTACGGTATGGCGGCCCTGTCCGATGAACGAATGGTCGATCGTACGATTTCGATCGAGGATCGGCTGGTTTCCGGAGAGATCAACGGTCGCGATTTCACGCGTGTCGATGCCATCGAGACCGTCACCGAGTGGTTTGAAGAGCCCTACGAAAGGGGCTTGGGCCTGCGCGCCGAACGCTTTTTCGAAGACCCCCTGATTCGCCTGCGAGGCGGTCTGGACTATGAGGAAGGTGATTTCAGCTCGTCGCAATTGACGGCCTCGCTATCGCTGGACAAGCGCTTTCACAATTCGCCGCACGGTTTGAGTTTCCGCACCAGCTATGCGCACAAGGACGGTGATTTCGTCATCGACGACAACGATTTGCGTGGCAGCGTGGTTTACAGCTTCAGCTTCGGCGGAGCGAGCAGTTCCTTCCGTCCCGCTCGTCAGTATCGCGATGTCGAAGTCGAAGTGCCCGGCGAACCACGTACGGAGGAGCGCGTCACGGTCAATGAAGTGACGCTGACCGATCGCACGACTTTCGATTTCGACAAATCGGTGCTCAAGCCTGCTGCCGAGAATACGCTCGATGAAATCCTGGCCGTAATCGACGATGCCGGCCTGGTGGGCGACATCCAGATCGTGGGACACACCTGCGATATCGGCACCGAGGAATATAACCAGGGTCTGAGCGAGCGGCGCGCTCGCTCGGTGGTCGACTACCTGACTGCCCGCGGCGTCGAATCCGGGCAGATCGACTGGCGGGGCGAAGGCGAGACCGAGCCACGCTTCCCCAACGACAGCGAAGAGAATCGCAGCCGCAATCGCCGTGTTGAGATCAGCTTCGTGACCGAGCGCACCAGCACTCAAACGGTGACCGTCGGGCCGGACGAGCCGGCCACCGAACTCCGTCAGGTCGAAGTGCCGGTCGAGGCGCCCTGGATTCGGCGCGCGCTGCGCAACCCGGTCCGACACAAGCGCATAGTGGATTACTATCGCTACCAGGAGAGCACGACCAGCGTGACCGAGGGCGAGATCGAGTTCGCTAACGAGGCACCGCAGGCCACTGACGATCAGTTCAGCGTCGAAGTTGACTCGATCGACAATGCGCTCGATGTGCTCGCCAACGACAGCGATGCCGATGGCGATACGCTCACGATCGTGTCGGTGGGTGAACCAGGCAATGGCCAGGTAACTGTCAGCGGAGGCCAACTGCTGTACACGCCGGATGAAGGCTTCATCGGCAGTGACAGCTTCAGCTACACCATCGACGACGGCTTTGGCGGCCAGGCAAGTGCCAACGTCAGCGTCACCGTGGAGTCTCCCAATCAGCCGCCCGTTGTCGGCGACCTGAGCGTTTCGACCCAGCGCAATCAGCCCATCGATATCGACGTGCTGGCCGAAGCCAGCGACCCCGACGGTGATGCGTTGAGCATTGCCGGCTTCGCGCAGCCGAGTAACGGCACCGTGACGGAGTCGGGTGGCGTGTTGCGATACCAGCCGGAAGCCGAGTTCTTCGGCAGCGACAGTTTTTCATTCACCGTCAGCGACGGGCGCGGTGGCGAGGCTTCGGGCACGGTGAGCATCGAGGTGGTGTTCGCCAACCGTGCGCCGGTCGCCAATCCCGACGAAGCAACCACCACGGTGGGCGAGGCCGTGACGGTCGATGTACTGGCCAACGACTTCGATCCGGATGGCGATCCGCTGGAAATCATCGAGGTCGTTCAGTGGTATGGCGTGCCGGCCGACTACACGATCAACGAGGACGGCACGATTACCTTCCGAATCACCGATTCCTGCAACGGGCGCAACCGCTTCCGCTACACCATCAGCGACCCGCACGGGGCCACGGCAACGGCCAACGTCTCGGTCGATCGGGTGGCAGAGGGCGAGTCGAGCGAAGGTGCCGGGACTGAGTGCGTCGGCTGGTGA
- a CDS encoding DUF3108 domain-containing protein, giving the protein MAAEEPPLPPHEAHYEVLRHGKKIGELAVSLRQLENGVWHYRSDTRATAWWVKALNVSAEEAAHFVWRGDRIAMLTYHHAQHAPANNRFFQHRTDWKAGTTEVRTEEITKTVELVDNLVDPLSLRLQLAVNLADPEQRRATHDFTLLDRDEIKQKQYTFDGEERVEVPAGCFEAVRIRRIENPGSDKNNLSWHAGDFHWMPVRILRQEDGKDKLDIRLLDTDLPLNGC; this is encoded by the coding sequence ATGGCCGCTGAAGAACCGCCCCTGCCACCGCACGAAGCTCACTACGAAGTCCTGCGCCACGGCAAGAAAATCGGCGAACTGGCGGTCAGCCTCCGGCAACTCGAAAACGGCGTATGGCACTACCGTTCCGATACCCGGGCCACGGCCTGGTGGGTCAAGGCACTGAACGTCTCTGCCGAGGAAGCCGCCCACTTCGTCTGGCGCGGCGATCGCATCGCAATGCTGACCTACCACCATGCCCAGCACGCCCCGGCCAACAACCGCTTCTTCCAGCACCGCACGGACTGGAAGGCTGGGACCACAGAGGTGCGCACCGAGGAAATTACAAAGACCGTGGAACTGGTCGACAACCTGGTCGACCCCCTGAGCCTGCGTTTGCAACTGGCGGTCAACCTGGCCGACCCCGAACAGCGCCGCGCAACACATGACTTCACCCTGCTCGACCGCGACGAGATCAAGCAGAAGCAGTACACCTTCGACGGTGAAGAGCGCGTTGAAGTCCCCGCCGGCTGCTTCGAGGCCGTACGGATCCGCCGTATCGAAAACCCCGGATCAGACAAGAACAACCTGTCCTGGCACGCCGGCGACTTCCACTGGATGCCGGTGCGCATCCTGCGCCAGGAAGACGGCAAGGACAAGCTCGACATCCGGCTGTTGGACACCGACCTGCCATTGAACGGCTGTTAA
- a CDS encoding glycosyltransferase family 9 protein, translating into MPETSRYERPRSICLLRLSALGDVCNTVPLARALTQTWPETRLTWVIGRSEHRLVHDLPGVEFIVFDKHGRLRGFPALKNQVKGRCFDVLLLTQTSQRAALASMLVRAGRRVGYDRPRSRPGHGLVINERIAAVPFQHQTRAYLEFARHLGADVGNVDRRLPVPDQAREFARHHQPEAGQAVIISPASSHVRRNWHAAGYAEVADWVIEKTGRPVILMGGPSGTERMLAEAIETRMRQRPINLVGQDTLKQALAMFERAACVISPDSGPAHFADAMGTPVVGLYAATWARRSGPLDSLAHTVDRFAEAAQQLAGKPPEKLRWGKRIEKPGVMDLITPDMVIERLAAVL; encoded by the coding sequence GTGCCCGAAACGAGCCGCTACGAACGTCCCCGCTCCATCTGCCTGTTGCGCCTGTCGGCGCTGGGTGACGTATGCAACACCGTCCCGCTGGCTCGAGCGCTGACACAGACCTGGCCCGAGACCCGGCTGACCTGGGTGATCGGGCGCTCCGAACACCGACTGGTTCACGACCTGCCCGGGGTGGAGTTCATTGTATTCGACAAGCACGGCCGTTTGCGGGGCTTCCCGGCGCTGAAGAACCAGGTGAAGGGACGCTGCTTCGATGTCCTGCTGCTGACCCAGACTTCACAGCGCGCCGCACTGGCGTCCATGCTCGTCCGGGCCGGGCGCCGCGTCGGTTACGACCGGCCGCGTTCGCGGCCCGGTCACGGTCTGGTCATCAACGAACGCATCGCCGCCGTGCCCTTTCAGCACCAGACCCGCGCCTATCTTGAATTCGCCCGTCACCTGGGGGCCGATGTCGGGAATGTCGATCGGCGGCTGCCGGTTCCCGATCAGGCGCGAGAGTTTGCCCGGCATCATCAACCGGAAGCCGGACAAGCCGTGATCATCAGCCCGGCCTCCAGCCACGTCCGACGCAACTGGCACGCGGCGGGCTATGCCGAGGTCGCCGACTGGGTCATCGAGAAGACTGGCCGACCGGTGATTCTGATGGGCGGACCGTCCGGGACGGAGCGGATGCTGGCCGAAGCAATCGAGACGCGGATGCGTCAGCGCCCGATCAACCTGGTCGGGCAGGACACGCTCAAACAGGCGCTGGCGATGTTCGAGCGTGCGGCCTGCGTCATCTCGCCCGACTCGGGTCCGGCCCACTTCGCCGATGCCATGGGCACGCCCGTGGTCGGGCTCTATGCCGCAACCTGGGCCCGCCGCAGCGGCCCGCTCGACAGCCTGGCCCATACCGTGGACCGCTTCGCAGAGGCCGCTCAGCAACTCGCCGGAAAGCCCCCGGAAAAGCTGCGCTGGGGCAAGCGCATCGAAAAACCCGGGGTGATGGACCTGATCACCCCGGACATGGTTATCGAACGGCTAGCAGCTGTTCTCTGA
- a CDS encoding alpha/beta hydrolase, which translates to MLVQGLLYREIETAMTAWLLPLAAALVVGAIVFWWLWPGPLARLFLLLERRHGRLRRHRVQAAGIDWHVLEGGHGEPLILLHGFNGDGYHFTRIARFLDGHFRIIAPDLPGFGQTRFEGELDFRIEQQAERLLALLDEMGIHNFYLGGSSMGGYLACALARRVPERVRAQWLLAPGGLQTTPLSPLFQVVFEGGHNALVVRNRKEFGQLMDYCFIRPPWIPLPLARVLADRAGRHAVRAQRIFDSIRFESTPLEELADGLDVPTLIVWGQVDQVLHPDGLDILAERLADNQTLLLPETGHLPMLERPREVAEAWLAFASRAARQSRRTLPAE; encoded by the coding sequence ATGCTCGTCCAGGGACTGTTGTACCGGGAGATCGAAACCGCCATGACCGCCTGGCTGCTACCGCTTGCCGCCGCCCTCGTCGTCGGCGCGATCGTGTTCTGGTGGCTCTGGCCCGGGCCGCTGGCCCGGCTGTTTCTCCTGCTGGAGCGCCGTCACGGACGGCTGCGTCGGCACCGGGTACAAGCGGCCGGTATCGACTGGCACGTGCTGGAGGGCGGGCACGGAGAACCCCTGATCCTCTTGCATGGCTTCAATGGCGATGGCTATCACTTTACCCGCATCGCCCGATTTCTCGATGGGCATTTCCGGATCATTGCCCCCGACCTGCCCGGCTTCGGCCAAACCCGTTTCGAAGGGGAACTCGACTTCCGCATCGAGCAGCAGGCTGAGCGGTTACTCGCCCTGCTCGACGAGATGGGCATCCACAACTTCTACCTCGGCGGCAGTTCCATGGGCGGCTACCTGGCCTGTGCGCTGGCGCGCCGGGTGCCCGAACGCGTTCGTGCGCAGTGGCTGCTGGCACCGGGCGGCCTGCAAACCACGCCGCTCTCGCCATTGTTTCAGGTGGTCTTCGAGGGCGGACACAACGCCCTCGTGGTCCGCAATCGCAAGGAATTCGGTCAACTGATGGACTACTGCTTCATCCGCCCCCCCTGGATCCCCCTACCCCTGGCGCGAGTACTCGCAGACCGCGCCGGCCGCCACGCGGTTCGCGCCCAGCGCATCTTCGACAGCATCCGCTTCGAGTCCACACCGCTCGAAGAGCTGGCCGACGGGCTCGACGTCCCGACCCTGATTGTCTGGGGACAAGTGGACCAGGTGCTGCATCCCGATGGCCTGGACATTCTGGCCGAACGGCTGGCCGACAATCAGACGCTGCTGTTGCCTGAAACAGGGCACCTGCCCATGCTGGAACGCCCGCGCGAAGTCGCCGAAGCCTGGCTGGCATTTGCCAGCAGGGCGGCTCGGCAATCCCGCCGCACGCTACCGGCCGAATGA
- a CDS encoding M48 family metalloprotease — translation MHRIICILAIPLFLAACATNPVTGESEFSLYGENWERQVGEQQYAPLRQAQGGDYVLDPALVDYVQRVGQSVADPADRELPYEFQVLNSSVPNAWALPGGKIAVNRGLLTELDSEAELAAVLGHEVVHAAARHSAQAASRAALAQGAVILGAVAVGAGTDNDDYTTVALLGGMIGAQLIQQRYSREAEREADYYGMRYMQLAGYDPAAAVDLQETFVRLSENRQSGWLDGLFASHPPSQERVENNRRRAEELGRGGRISRDAYRQQVAKLKRLEPAYKAHDEGRKALQDGRVDEALQKAQEALSIEDDEALFHALRGDAFATRENFGAAERAFSEALARDSSWFYHHLRRGMVREQRGNWSGARTDLQASLEMLPTADGHLHLGNVERAAGNRQQAIEHYKIAAQSDTPAGERARKRLAEMGVTEAQG, via the coding sequence ATGCATCGAATCATCTGCATCCTCGCCATCCCCCTTTTTCTCGCCGCCTGCGCCACCAATCCGGTCACCGGCGAGAGCGAGTTCAGTCTCTACGGCGAGAACTGGGAGCGCCAGGTGGGCGAACAGCAGTATGCCCCGCTGCGCCAGGCCCAGGGCGGTGACTACGTCCTCGACCCTGCTCTCGTCGACTATGTCCAGCGTGTCGGACAAAGCGTTGCCGACCCAGCCGATCGCGAACTGCCCTACGAATTCCAGGTACTGAACAGTTCCGTACCCAATGCCTGGGCCCTGCCCGGCGGCAAGATTGCCGTCAATCGCGGGCTGTTGACCGAGCTCGACTCCGAGGCGGAACTGGCCGCTGTGCTCGGGCATGAGGTCGTTCACGCCGCAGCACGGCACAGTGCACAGGCGGCATCACGCGCCGCCCTGGCCCAGGGCGCCGTCATTCTCGGGGCCGTTGCCGTCGGTGCCGGCACCGACAATGACGACTACACCACGGTGGCGCTGCTCGGCGGGATGATCGGCGCCCAGCTCATCCAGCAGCGCTATTCGCGCGAAGCCGAACGCGAAGCCGATTACTACGGCATGCGTTACATGCAGCTCGCCGGCTATGATCCGGCGGCCGCGGTCGATCTCCAGGAAACCTTCGTGCGACTGTCCGAGAATCGCCAGTCGGGCTGGCTCGACGGCCTGTTCGCTTCCCACCCGCCCTCGCAGGAACGCGTCGAGAACAACCGCCGGCGGGCCGAGGAACTGGGCCGGGGCGGACGCATCTCCCGCGACGCCTACCGTCAGCAAGTCGCCAAACTGAAACGCCTGGAACCGGCCTACAAGGCGCATGACGAGGGCCGCAAGGCGCTGCAGGACGGACGGGTCGACGAAGCCCTGCAGAAAGCGCAGGAAGCGCTGTCGATCGAAGACGATGAAGCCCTGTTTCACGCGCTGCGCGGTGATGCATTCGCCACCCGGGAAAACTTCGGTGCAGCCGAACGAGCCTTCTCCGAAGCGCTGGCCAGGGACTCGAGCTGGTTCTATCACCATCTGCGCCGCGGCATGGTGCGCGAACAGCGCGGCAACTGGTCCGGCGCGCGAACGGACCTGCAGGCCAGTCTCGAAATGTTGCCGACCGCCGACGGCCATCTGCACCTGGGTAATGTAGAACGCGCCGCCGGCAACCGCCAGCAGGCGATCGAGCACTACAAGATAGCGGCCCAGTCCGACACCCCCGCCGGAGAGCGCGCCCGCAAGCGCCTGGCCGAGATGGGCGTGACCGAAGCGCAAGGGTGA
- a CDS encoding 3-deoxy-D-manno-octulosonic acid kinase — MPEAQLQAGATRILYDPSVLDVISPEWLAPDFWRQRDAVLAEFGGRGQALAVSTAAGPAVLRRYLRGGQIARISRDRYLFTGYQRSRGFREWRVLERLHQQGLPVPRPLMVGCERLGLTARAALLTRLIEGAHSLGEIGNDLDAGDWQRLGETLARFFRAGVVHADLNAHNLLIDAHGQWFVIDFDRARIRPGPVRPDRMLARLERSLDKLGIAGHRRELSQG, encoded by the coding sequence ATGCCGGAAGCGCAACTGCAAGCGGGCGCCACCCGTATTCTATACGACCCCTCGGTGCTCGATGTCATCAGTCCGGAATGGCTGGCGCCCGATTTCTGGCGCCAGCGTGATGCCGTGTTGGCCGAGTTCGGCGGCCGTGGCCAGGCGCTGGCCGTGAGCACCGCCGCCGGTCCGGCCGTCCTGCGCCGCTACCTGCGCGGCGGGCAGATCGCCCGCATCAGCCGCGATCGCTACCTGTTCACCGGCTATCAGCGCAGCCGCGGCTTTCGCGAGTGGCGCGTCCTCGAACGCCTGCATCAACAGGGCCTGCCCGTGCCGCGGCCGCTCATGGTTGGCTGCGAGCGCCTCGGCCTGACCGCGCGGGCGGCACTGCTGACCCGCCTGATCGAGGGCGCACACAGCCTGGGCGAGATCGGCAATGATCTCGATGCCGGCGATTGGCAGCGCCTGGGCGAGACCCTTGCACGTTTTTTCCGGGCCGGGGTGGTGCATGCCGATCTCAATGCCCACAACCTGTTGATCGACGCACACGGCCAGTGGTTCGTGATCGACTTCGACCGAGCCCGCATTCGCCCGGGACCGGTCAGACCTGATCGCATGCTGGCCCGGCTCGAGCGCTCACTCGACAAGCTCGGAATCGCCGGTCATCGGAGGGAACTGAGTCAGGGCTGA
- a CDS encoding queuosine precursor transporter, with translation MPFLVLAMVLVVASANYLVQFPVNDWLTWGALTYPLSYFVTDLTNRRFGSGAARRVVYVGFALAVVASVWLASPRIALASGAAFLVSQLMDVAIFDRLRGRAWWQPPLFSSVLGSLVDTALFFALAFWGTSMPWVTLAIGDYGVKVAIALALLLPWRVVARRG, from the coding sequence ATGCCCTTTCTCGTCCTTGCCATGGTGCTGGTGGTCGCCAGTGCCAATTACCTGGTGCAGTTTCCGGTCAACGACTGGTTGACCTGGGGTGCGCTGACTTATCCGTTGTCCTATTTCGTGACCGATCTGACCAATCGTCGCTTCGGAAGCGGCGCGGCTCGCCGCGTGGTTTACGTTGGTTTCGCCCTGGCGGTGGTGGCCTCGGTCTGGCTGGCCAGCCCGAGGATCGCCCTGGCCTCGGGTGCGGCCTTCCTGGTCTCGCAGCTGATGGATGTCGCCATTTTTGATCGCCTGCGTGGGCGTGCCTGGTGGCAGCCGCCCTTGTTCTCCAGCGTGCTGGGTTCGCTGGTCGACACGGCCCTGTTTTTTGCCCTGGCCTTCTGGGGCACGAGCATGCCGTGGGTGACTCTGGCCATCGGCGATTACGGCGTCAAGGTAGCGATCGCGCTGGCGCTGCTGCTTCCCTGGCGCGTGGTCGCCCGACGTGGGTGA